In Primulina eburnea isolate SZY01 chromosome 14, ASM2296580v1, whole genome shotgun sequence, the following proteins share a genomic window:
- the LOC140811336 gene encoding uncharacterized protein, giving the protein MKASSSSSDEFDSHVQDQFESINETENLLESLATNNTILAASYAEQHEVEVKHGGSIPGHIVIPRDRELADRNLFNDYFVDNPRYNEAMFRRRFRMSRGLFFRIVEAVKNHDRYFIQRVDGLGRLGLSTNQKITAAMRMLAYGTPADAADEYIKIGESTTIQCLQRFCRDIVEVFAERYLRSPTSIDIDRLLHIGEKRGFPGMLGSLDYMHWRWKNCPTAWAGQYAGRSGSPTIILEAVADYDLWICHAFFGMPGSNNDINVLEASNLFSNIAQGIAPPANYFIGGKEYHQGYYLADDIYPKWSTLVQTIHDPRGPKKKYFAMKQESCRKDVERAFGVLQSRFAIVASPARAWQNKHLQDIMTACIIMHNMIIEDERDLDTPIEDALEAPTPNVEMVTDQNIRFQNFLLGIKI; this is encoded by the exons ATGAAAG CATCATCTAGCTCATCTGATGAATTTGATTCACATGTTCAAGATCAATTTGAGTCCATCAACGAAACAGAAAATTTATTGGAGAGTCTAGCAACCAATAACACAATTTTAGCGGCTTCATACGCTGAGCAACATGAAGTTGAAGTCAAACATGGAGGGTCGATTCCCGGTCATATCGTAATTCCGCGTGATCGAGAATTGGCGGATCGTAATCTTTTCAACGATTATTTTGTTGATAATCCAAGGTACAATGAAGCAATGTTTCGAAGACGTTTTCGAATGTCACGAGGCCTTTTTTTTCGTATTGTTGAGGCTGTAAAGAATCATGATCGTTATTTCATACAACGAGTAGATGGTCTTGGTCGGCTGGGACTCTCTACTAATCAAAAAATTACTGCTGCAATGCGGATGTTGGCATACGGTACACCAGCGGATGCTGCTGATGAATATATTAAGATAGGAGAATCAACTACAATTCAATGCCTTCAACGTTTTTGTCGGGATATTGTAGAGGTGTTTGCAGAGCGATACCTAAGGTCACCTACCTCCATTGATATTGATAGACTACTGCATATTGGTGAAAAACGTGGATTTCCTGGAATGTTGGGAAGCTTGGACTATATGCATTGGCGATGGAAAAATTGCCCAACAGCATGGGCAGGACAATACGCGGGTCGTAGTGGTTCTCCGACCATTATTTTGGAAGCGGTTGCTGATTATGATCTTTGGATATGTCATGCATTTTTTGGTATGCCAGGGTCTAACAATGACATCAACGTTCTCGAGGCATCCAATCTTTTTTCAAATATTGCGCAAGGTATCGCTCCTCCAGCAAATTACTTTATTGGTGGAAAAGAGTATCATCAAGGATATTACTTAGCCGATGATATATATCCTAAATGGTCAACTCTTGTGCAAACAATTCATGATCCACGCGgtcccaaaaaaaaatattttgcaatGAAACAAGAGTCATGTAGGAAAGATGTCGAACGCGCATTTGGAGTACTTCAATCACGATTTGCAATTGTAGCATCTCCAGCACGTGCTTGGCAGAATAAACACTTGCAAGATATAATGACTGCATGCATTATAATGCACAATATGATTATCGAAGATGAGCGTGACTTGGATACACCAATCGAAGATGCGTTGGAAGCACCAACTCCAAATGTGGAAATGGTTACGGATCAAAATATAAGATTTCAGAATTTCTTGCTCGGTATAAAAATATAA
- the LOC140811399 gene encoding uncharacterized protein — protein sequence MGIWEFIGSTTEAVKRNSPDLTPLKKPAGACYDYGSAACARIDRVVRTDGFHGLTQWMPENKTTGLYASKFAKHTAHYVLQEGYKLIPGGVAVSKIITNTLNDVKNENLKAEKLQTSSQESVAPSIGRLYLIDGEDMLSRGGKETVSNREYHINLATKETPEDVIGVFMKTEFCGRRFLDDLMVPKITRGKKTG from the exons ATGGGAATTTGGGAGTTCATCGGCTCAACTACGGAAGCAGTGAAACGGAACTCACCTGATCTGACGCCGCTGAAGAAACCGGCAGGAGCCTGTTATGATTATGGCTCTGCCGCCTGCGCCAGGATCGATCGGGTCGTCCGTACTGACGGTTTCCACGGTCTCACCCAGTGGATGCCGGAAAATAAAACCACCGGCCTCTACGCCTCCAAATTCGCTAAACATACTGCCCATTATGTTCTCCAGGAAGGCTACAAATTGATCCCTG GTGGAGTTGCTGTTTCTAAGATTATAACCAACACACTCAATGACGTAAAAAACGAGAATCTTAAAGCTGAAAAACTCCAGACATCATCACAAGAGAGTGTTGCACCCTCAATTGGCCGCCTGTACTTAATTGATGGAGAGGATATGCTCAGCAGAGGCGGCAAAGAAACGGTGTCTAACAGGGAGTACCATATAAATTTAGCCACAAAGGAAACCCCTGAAGATGTGATCGGAGTCTTCATGAAGACAGAATTCTGCGGTAGACGATTCTTGGACGATTTGATGGTTCCTAAAATAACAAGAGGGAAAAAGACCGGGTAG
- the LOC140811337 gene encoding uncharacterized protein: MTEVRNKRSVQSRMGLILAAISKLKACIQQVEQPHPSGASDMDIIIRAKELMKQDSNFKKGFKFDHAWSIMKDMEKFAASSNHSRSTIQRGIENFDSQQSDTQATDSPKSASPGLSPFEINLSDENIGGTSSQRPLGVKKAKLKKKKDEYMSHTIESMRLGQETGNAYREHNKELQIKRMQQTERKLEQNETKIEQNRQMLDLTRFQEENKILVIDLNSIQDPSLRENFRAEQSRILSEREERKRARESLDYGKYFGDIGGSGSSLPPF; the protein is encoded by the exons ATGACTGAAGTTCGTAACAAAAGATCTGTGCAATCTCGTATGGGCTTAATATTGGCGGCGATTAGTAAATTAAAAGCATGCATCCAACAAGTTGAACAACCCCATCCAAGCGGTGCTTCAGATATGGATATT ATAATTCGTGCGAAAGAGTTAATGAAACAGGATTCTAATTTCAAGAAAGGTTTTAAGTTTGATCATGCATGGTCTATTATGAAAGATATGGAGAAATTTGCAGCTTCGTCAAATCATTCAAGGTCAACAATTCAAAGAGGTATTGAAAATTTCGACTCTCAACAATCGGACACACAAGCAACGGATTCCCCCAAATCAGCGTCCCCTGGATTATcaccatttgagattaatttaagtgatgaaaatattggTGGTACTTCGTCACAGCGGCCACTTGGAGTGAAAAAAgcaaaattaaaaaagaaaaaagatgaaTATATGTCACATACAATTGAATCAATGAGATTAGGACAAGAAACTGGAAATGCTTATCGTGAACATAACAAAGAATTACAGATAAAACGTATGCaacaaactgaacgaaaatTGGAACAAAATGAAACAAAAATAGAACAAAATCGACAAATGTTGGATTTGACTAGGTttcaagaagaaaacaaaattttggtAATCGATCTCAACTCAATTCAAGATCCATCTTTGCGTGAAAATTTTAGGGCCGAACAGTCAAGAATTTTGAGTGAGAGGGAAGAAAGGAAACGTGCACGTGAAAGTCTCGACTATGGAAAATATTTTGGAGACATTGGAGGATCTGGATCCAGCTTACCTCCGTTTTAA